From a region of the Ignavibacteria bacterium genome:
- a CDS encoding prolyl oligopeptidase family serine peptidase, giving the protein MIRVILIVIALICGFSESNAQWIVDTLKTNTSVSEVDINFLSSTPIIDGVIDKNLESLPERKFSYISRMINDAAPLVTYRIGYGTEFLYVYIEAKTEFLTFRDRAYQNGDGFLLLICKPQTDNKPADEFYELACSAVNSPDKEWTRHIFWNYNVDRIFLPTSTDTKLEFAEGDGKISFELLLPWTDVKPNHPWLSEGIGFNLTFCKAVEPKGQIWYQTSDDNSGAEFQKRKYEIMRFQRPVMEGKPQTFVSFREGHTMEGNVINGEAITISNETIKENVFIIQESGEKPAVIDVLKYDCTLGLTRHEFTLNIKQAPEGAYMFRWKSQNRLSLGANGLSILPKFDEKEFENVVQKNKEVLSKSSYSTIQFMIQELGEKLRALKIYETCRTERINLSRLNKVINTVKTGIDPFENSAGFIRKAYLSKVDGTLQPYVVYLPENYDKNKKYPLMVYLHGSASDENNIRGVLGIIPKDFIAAGPLGRGKSNAYSRDNAQDDIAEVINAVTEDYNADTTRILLTGFSMGGYGVYRTFYETPNKYKALAVFSGGPNIGSRYAPAELAPDFTDEKNLGSFKNVPIFIFHGEKDLNVTLQATLDFVNKMKMTGAKIELLTEPDKGHEFPGIATVEKYLRWVENVMR; this is encoded by the coding sequence ATGATACGAGTTATACTAATTGTAATTGCATTAATCTGCGGTTTTTCAGAGAGCAATGCGCAGTGGATTGTAGATACTCTTAAGACTAATACAAGTGTCAGCGAAGTTGATATAAATTTTCTATCATCCACACCAATAATTGACGGGGTAATTGATAAGAATTTGGAATCACTTCCTGAGAGGAAATTTTCTTACATATCGAGGATGATAAACGATGCGGCTCCATTGGTAACGTACAGAATTGGTTACGGCACCGAGTTTTTGTATGTTTACATTGAGGCAAAGACGGAGTTTTTAACCTTCCGAGACCGTGCATATCAGAATGGAGACGGATTCCTTTTATTAATTTGCAAACCTCAAACTGACAATAAACCAGCGGACGAATTTTATGAGCTTGCCTGTTCAGCTGTAAACTCACCAGATAAAGAATGGACGCGTCATATATTCTGGAACTACAATGTTGACAGAATATTTTTACCGACAAGCACGGATACAAAGCTCGAATTCGCTGAAGGTGATGGAAAGATTAGTTTTGAATTATTGCTGCCCTGGACCGACGTAAAGCCAAACCATCCATGGCTTTCAGAGGGAATAGGATTTAACCTTACGTTTTGCAAGGCAGTAGAACCGAAGGGGCAAATCTGGTATCAGACATCGGATGATAATTCTGGTGCGGAATTTCAGAAAAGGAAATATGAGATAATGCGATTTCAGAGACCTGTAATGGAAGGAAAGCCGCAAACATTTGTATCATTCAGAGAAGGGCACACTATGGAGGGTAATGTGATAAATGGTGAGGCAATAACAATTTCCAATGAAACAATAAAAGAGAATGTATTTATTATACAGGAATCGGGCGAAAAGCCAGCGGTTATTGATGTGTTGAAATATGATTGCACACTCGGATTAACGAGGCATGAGTTTACGCTAAACATCAAACAAGCCCCTGAAGGTGCGTATATGTTCAGATGGAAATCACAGAATAGGTTAAGTTTAGGAGCGAATGGTTTATCAATATTACCAAAGTTCGACGAAAAGGAATTTGAAAATGTAGTGCAAAAAAACAAGGAAGTGCTTTCAAAGAGTTCGTATAGTACAATACAATTTATGATACAAGAATTAGGTGAAAAACTAAGAGCATTAAAAATTTACGAGACATGCAGGACAGAGAGAATCAATTTATCGAGATTAAACAAAGTGATTAATACTGTGAAGACGGGAATTGACCCATTTGAGAACAGCGCCGGTTTCATACGCAAGGCTTACCTTTCGAAAGTTGACGGTACTTTACAGCCGTATGTAGTTTATCTGCCTGAGAACTATGATAAGAACAAAAAGTATCCGTTGATGGTATATCTTCACGGAAGTGCATCGGACGAGAATAATATACGCGGAGTTCTTGGAATAATTCCAAAAGATTTCATCGCAGCAGGCCCGCTTGGGAGAGGAAAATCGAACGCATACTCACGAGACAATGCACAGGACGATATTGCTGAAGTAATTAACGCTGTGACTGAAGATTACAATGCAGATACAACACGAATTCTTTTAACAGGATTTTCGATGGGAGGATATGGAGTTTACAGAACGTTCTATGAAACGCCGAACAAATACAAAGCATTAGCTGTATTCAGCGGAGGACCTAATATAGGTTCAAGGTATGCACCGGCAGAGCTTGCACCTGATTTTACGGATGAAAAGAATCTTGGCTCTTTTAAGAATGTACCAATATTTATATTTCACGGGGAAAAAGATTTAAACGTAACATTGCAGGCGACATTAGATTTTGTAAACAAGATGAAAATGACGGGTGCAAAGATTGAATTACTTACTGAACCGGACAAAGGTCACGAATTTCCGGGAATTGCTACAGTAGAAAAATATCTGAGATGGGTTGAGAATGTGATGAGATAA
- a CDS encoding GNAT family N-acetyltransferase — MKSKLTAETKYELLKEISNKMRDTLELDEILNKLLDALKNVVKHDASGIFILSQDISSHPHYNFPKQHIAGIAQRGFNLPPEKDDMLTSGKGLIGHVISTGVSLVIPDVRLDSRYIPGRRQTKSEIVVPIRKNNRTIGALDVESDKIGAFNETDLEILSFFADAASISIERAMLHTQILEKEKVEKQLQIAREVQSRLLPQTSPKIKGYEFAGLCIPTYEIGGDYFDYIRIDEDNTAITVADISGDGIPAALIMTAYRALLRSHVKTYSNPSDLMQYLNNQLSDFTRKKDFVTAFYGILNTKNNTFRYTNCGHNPPLLFRANGKIELLDLHGPTLCIMEDVIFQTGKTKLNPGDQIVLYTDGVTEVFNDKREEFGLDKLIDVIRPKIKMQVSDLLHKIIEETKNFSKSEYYKDDYTLVIVKRQKTVKIVDYSSKLKKHFKDLNLEWLNKYFEVEKADEMILNNPEKYIINKGGFILFAKAEGKICGTVAVKRINDAEYEMTKMAVSEEYQGKEIGKKLAKEAIKKAVSLGAVKIVLETSLKLEKAVKLYKKLGFEEVNYDANTKTRYERPTIKMELNL; from the coding sequence ATGAAAAGTAAATTAACTGCGGAAACAAAGTATGAACTACTAAAGGAAATCTCGAATAAAATGAGGGATACTTTAGAGCTTGATGAAATACTTAATAAACTTCTTGATGCACTGAAGAATGTTGTAAAACACGATGCGTCGGGAATATTTATACTTAGTCAAGATATATCTTCGCATCCACATTACAATTTCCCGAAACAACACATAGCAGGTATTGCACAAAGGGGGTTTAACCTGCCGCCGGAAAAAGATGATATGTTAACCTCGGGTAAAGGTTTAATAGGGCATGTTATCAGCACAGGAGTTAGCCTTGTGATACCCGACGTACGGCTTGATTCACGGTACATTCCGGGCAGGAGGCAGACAAAATCCGAGATAGTAGTTCCGATAAGGAAGAACAACAGGACAATAGGTGCGCTTGATGTGGAGAGCGACAAAATAGGAGCATTCAATGAAACCGATTTAGAGATATTGAGTTTTTTTGCTGATGCGGCATCTATATCAATAGAGAGGGCAATGCTCCACACACAAATACTTGAAAAAGAAAAGGTTGAGAAGCAGCTTCAGATTGCGAGAGAAGTACAATCGAGACTTTTACCGCAGACCTCTCCTAAAATAAAAGGATATGAATTTGCGGGGTTGTGCATACCGACGTATGAAATCGGCGGTGATTATTTTGATTATATAAGAATTGATGAGGACAATACTGCAATAACGGTAGCTGATATTTCAGGTGACGGTATTCCAGCAGCGCTAATAATGACGGCATACAGGGCGCTTCTGCGTTCGCACGTAAAAACGTATAGTAATCCTTCAGATTTAATGCAGTATTTGAACAATCAGTTATCAGACTTCACGAGGAAGAAAGATTTTGTAACGGCATTTTACGGTATATTAAATACAAAGAACAATACTTTCCGTTACACTAACTGCGGGCACAATCCGCCGTTGCTATTTAGAGCGAATGGAAAAATTGAGCTGCTTGATTTACATGGTCCAACACTTTGTATAATGGAGGACGTGATATTTCAAACGGGAAAAACCAAGCTAAATCCGGGAGACCAGATTGTGCTTTACACTGACGGTGTAACAGAAGTATTTAATGACAAGAGAGAAGAATTCGGACTAGATAAGTTAATTGATGTAATTAGACCAAAAATAAAAATGCAGGTGAGTGATTTACTTCATAAGATTATTGAAGAAACAAAGAACTTTTCCAAGTCTGAATACTATAAAGATGATTACACACTGGTAATAGTGAAACGACAGAAAACGGTAAAGATAGTTGATTATTCGAGCAAACTAAAAAAGCACTTTAAAGATTTGAATTTAGAATGGCTGAACAAATACTTTGAGGTAGAAAAAGCGGATGAAATGATACTTAACAATCCGGAAAAGTACATAATAAATAAGGGAGGATTCATATTATTTGCAAAAGCAGAGGGTAAAATATGCGGGACAGTTGCAGTAAAAAGAATCAATGATGCAGAATATGAGATGACCAAAATGGCAGTATCGGAGGAATATCAGGGAAAAGAAATTGGTAAAAAACTTGCGAAGGAAGCAATTA
- a CDS encoding CPBP family intramembrane glutamic endopeptidase: MDERKEISKQVIIFFVILSLMTTGVFLWMFSGAKENIAAILLMMYTPAISAIITSLIHKDKIGGYGWKPGKIKYLGYAYLFPLAVSLIAYGIAWFSGLAEFTADQVVNYKWSKMLGFELPAPFIVGALSKMTLGFLFTCISVLGEEIGWSGFLTPKLLKIFPVPVTSLIVGLFWSVWHFPAIIGGFYGQGTPLWVALPGFTLVLVGYSFMRTMLVKKSKSLWTGVVLHSSGNIILLGMFWEMTVQKDFAAYFVSETGILTGIVCLISAIIITLFKGGKEKE; the protein is encoded by the coding sequence ATGGATGAGAGAAAAGAGATTTCCAAACAGGTAATTATATTCTTTGTGATATTGTCATTAATGACGACAGGGGTTTTTCTCTGGATGTTCAGCGGTGCAAAAGAGAATATTGCTGCAATACTACTGATGATGTACACCCCCGCAATTTCTGCAATAATAACTTCTTTAATACATAAAGATAAAATCGGTGGCTACGGATGGAAGCCCGGGAAGATAAAATATCTGGGTTATGCATATTTATTTCCTCTGGCTGTTTCACTAATTGCTTATGGAATTGCGTGGTTTTCGGGACTTGCAGAATTCACTGCGGATCAAGTTGTAAATTACAAATGGTCTAAGATGCTGGGATTTGAGCTGCCGGCACCATTCATCGTTGGTGCTCTTTCAAAAATGACGCTGGGATTCTTATTTACTTGTATTTCTGTACTTGGGGAGGAAATCGGGTGGAGCGGATTTTTAACGCCAAAGCTATTGAAAATATTTCCAGTGCCTGTTACCTCTTTGATTGTAGGGTTGTTCTGGTCGGTTTGGCATTTCCCTGCAATCATCGGCGGATTCTACGGTCAGGGTACTCCGCTTTGGGTTGCATTACCCGGGTTTACGCTTGTACTGGTCGGGTATTCTTTTATGAGAACAATGCTTGTTAAGAAATCAAAAAGTTTGTGGACGGGTGTTGTGCTTCATTCAAGCGGAAATATTATACTGTTGGGGATGTTCTGGGAAATGACAGTGCAAAAGGACTTTGCCGCTTACTTTGTATCCGAGACCGGGATACTGACGGGGATTGTTTGCTTAATATCGGCAATAATAATCACTTTGTTCAAAGGCGGCAAAGAAAAGGAATAG
- a CDS encoding site-specific DNA-methyltransferase, translating to MKFPDNFINKIICGDCLVTMKQMPNKCLDLVVTSPPYNLKNSTGNGMKDGRGGKWAGAALVNGYNNYDDNMPHEKYAEWQYNCLKEMFRLIKDDGAIFYNHKWRVQDGVIQDRKDIIRDLPVRQIIIWKRKGGINFNPGYFLPTYEVIYLIPKQKFKLAPKANAYGDVWEFKQEMNNTHPAPFPVELIDRIIASTTSKIILDPFMGSGTTAIVAMGLKRKFIGIELSPEYCKNSEERIERNKKHSELLKYRPLTLFQKTE from the coding sequence ATGAAATTTCCGGATAATTTTATTAATAAAATTATTTGTGGTGATTGTTTAGTTACGATGAAGCAGATGCCCAATAAATGTCTGGATTTAGTTGTCACATCACCTCCGTATAATTTAAAAAACTCGACGGGTAACGGAATGAAAGATGGTAGGGGCGGAAAGTGGGCTGGTGCGGCTTTAGTTAACGGTTATAACAATTATGATGACAATATGCCTCATGAGAAATATGCGGAATGGCAGTATAATTGTTTAAAAGAAATGTTCCGTCTTATAAAAGATGATGGTGCAATCTTTTATAATCACAAATGGCGAGTCCAAGATGGCGTTATACAAGACCGCAAAGATATTATTAGAGATTTACCAGTCAGACAAATAATTATTTGGAAAAGAAAAGGCGGAATAAATTTTAATCCCGGTTATTTTCTTCCTACTTATGAAGTAATTTACTTAATCCCTAAACAAAAATTTAAACTGGCTCCGAAAGCAAATGCTTATGGTGATGTATGGGAATTTAAACAAGAAATGAATAATACTCATCCCGCGCCATTTCCTGTTGAACTTATCGATAGAATAATAGCTTCAACAACCTCTAAAATAATCTTAGATCCTTTTATGGGTAGTGGTACAACAGCAATAGTCGCTATGGGACTAAAAAGAAAATTTATTGGTATCGAACTTTCCCCCGAGTATTGCAAAAATTCTGAGGAAAGAATTGAACGGAATAAAAAACACAGTGAATTATTAAAGTATAGACCACTTACTCTTTTTCAAAAAACAGAATGA
- a CDS encoding MvaI/BcnI family restriction endonuclease: MKIFTKESLIKELQDIAARGWIENARHGNSGGIGNTLEDLLGITENNLPMPNAAEWELKSQRINSTSLTTLLHIEPSPRAVRFVPQLFLLKYGWKHKEAGKKYPKNEMSFRQTIHGLSASDRGFMVKINRNDKKVLISFDNTKVSCKHKSWLKQVNKRIGLSELNPQPYWGFDDLSNKAGTKLINCFYVQAEVKKENDKEYYSYCKVLMLQKFNFEGFLNSIENGNILVDFDARTGHNHGTKFRMRQNCLPELYEKVTVIV; the protein is encoded by the coding sequence ATGAAAATTTTCACTAAGGAAAGTTTAATAAAAGAACTACAAGATATCGCAGCAAGAGGATGGATTGAAAATGCTAGACATGGAAACTCAGGCGGTATTGGAAATACTCTTGAAGACTTGTTAGGTATTACAGAAAATAATCTGCCGATGCCTAATGCAGCAGAGTGGGAGCTGAAATCTCAACGCATTAACTCAACCTCTCTTACAACATTATTACATATTGAACCATCACCAAGAGCAGTTAGATTTGTTCCGCAATTATTTCTTTTAAAATATGGTTGGAAGCATAAAGAAGCTGGAAAGAAATATCCTAAAAATGAAATGAGCTTTCGACAAACAATTCATGGGCTGTCAGCCAGTGATAGAGGTTTTATGGTTAAGATAAATAGAAACGATAAAAAAGTTTTAATTTCTTTTGACAACACAAAAGTATCATGCAAACATAAATCATGGTTGAAACAAGTTAATAAGCGAATAGGACTTAGTGAATTAAATCCTCAACCATATTGGGGCTTTGATGATTTATCAAATAAAGCTGGAACAAAATTGATCAATTGTTTTTATGTTCAAGCAGAGGTGAAAAAAGAAAACGATAAAGAGTATTATAGCTATTGTAAAGTTTTAATGTTACAGAAGTTCAATTTCGAGGGTTTCTTAAATTCTATTGAGAATGGAAATATTTTAGTAGATTTTGATGCAAGAACTGGTCATAATCATGGGACGAAGTTCCGTATGAGACAAAATTGTTTACCAGAACTCTATGAGAAGGTAACTGTCATTGTTTAG